The following proteins are co-located in the Spirosoma montaniterrae genome:
- the ychF gene encoding redox-regulated ATPase YchF, translating into MGLQCGIVGLPNVGKSTLFNAISSGKAEAANYPFCTIEPNVGVVTVPDERLNTLEELVKPQKVVPTIIEFVDIAGLVKGASQGAGLGNKFLANIREVDAIVHVIRCFDDENIVHVEGKVNPISDKEIIDAELQLKDLESVDKKIQRIAKAAQVGDAKAKAELETLKKFKTALEAGRSARTVAVSPDERDAATGDLALLTVKPVIYVANVDEASLPNGNAYSDALREAVKDEGAEVIVISAGIESQIAEMEDPDERELFLGEYGLTESGLSKLIKESYRLLGLITYFTAGVKEVRAWTIHRGWKAPQAAGVIHSDFEKKFIRAQVMKLPDFAQFKTEAAVREAGKLAVEGKEYVVQDGDIMEFLHGA; encoded by the coding sequence ATGGGCTTACAATGTGGAATCGTGGGCTTGCCGAACGTGGGCAAGTCGACGCTGTTTAATGCAATATCGAGCGGCAAGGCCGAAGCGGCCAACTACCCGTTCTGTACAATAGAACCCAACGTGGGTGTTGTCACCGTACCCGACGAGCGGCTTAATACGCTCGAAGAATTAGTGAAACCCCAAAAGGTCGTGCCGACAATTATTGAGTTTGTCGATATTGCCGGATTAGTGAAAGGAGCGAGTCAGGGCGCGGGTTTGGGCAACAAATTCCTGGCAAACATTCGCGAGGTCGATGCTATTGTTCACGTAATTCGGTGCTTCGACGACGAGAATATCGTTCACGTAGAAGGCAAGGTGAACCCGATTTCTGATAAAGAAATTATCGACGCCGAACTGCAACTGAAGGATTTAGAGTCGGTTGATAAGAAAATTCAGCGCATTGCGAAAGCGGCACAGGTTGGCGATGCTAAAGCCAAAGCCGAGCTTGAAACGCTGAAAAAATTTAAGACCGCACTCGAAGCCGGACGGTCGGCCCGCACGGTAGCGGTATCGCCCGACGAGCGCGATGCCGCCACCGGCGATCTGGCCCTGCTGACCGTGAAGCCGGTTATCTACGTCGCCAATGTTGACGAAGCCAGTCTGCCCAATGGCAACGCGTATTCCGACGCCCTGCGCGAAGCCGTGAAAGACGAGGGTGCCGAAGTGATTGTTATCAGCGCGGGCATCGAATCGCAGATTGCCGAGATGGAAGACCCCGACGAGCGCGAACTGTTTCTGGGCGAATACGGCCTGACCGAGTCGGGACTGAGTAAATTGATAAAAGAATCGTATCGGCTGCTGGGGCTGATTACGTACTTCACGGCAGGCGTGAAGGAAGTGCGGGCCTGGACCATTCATCGGGGCTGGAAAGCTCCGCAGGCCGCTGGCGTGATTCACTCTGATTTTGAGAAGAAATTTATCCGGGCGCAGGTCATGAAACTGCCCGACTTTGCCCAGTTCAAAACCGAAGCCGCCGTTCGCGAAGCTGGTAAATTAGCCGTAGAAGGCAAAGAATACGTGGTGCAGGACGGCGACATCATGGAGTTCCTGCACGGCGCGTAG
- a CDS encoding BlaI/MecI/CopY family transcriptional regulator, with product MRELTNAEEEIMRVLWKLGKGFVKDVLAELPEPKPAYNTVSTIIRILEKKELVGYIAYGKTHEYYPLISEEQYRRFQTEQLMTNYFDGSLKKLVSFFVSEKNVSLSEADEIIKLLNQQKKP from the coding sequence ATGCGCGAATTAACGAATGCCGAAGAAGAGATTATGCGCGTATTGTGGAAGCTCGGAAAAGGCTTTGTGAAAGACGTTCTGGCTGAACTACCGGAGCCAAAACCAGCCTACAACACCGTTTCGACCATCATCAGGATTCTGGAAAAGAAAGAACTGGTTGGCTATATCGCCTACGGCAAAACCCACGAGTACTACCCGCTGATTTCGGAGGAACAGTATCGCCGTTTCCAGACCGAGCAACTTATGACCAACTACTTCGACGGATCACTGAAAAAGTTGGTCTCATTTTTCGTCAGCGAAAAGAACGTCAGTCTCTCCGAAGCCGACGAGATCATTAAACTCCTGAACCAACAGAAAAAGCCATGA
- a CDS encoding M56 family metallopeptidase, with product MTTLDYFLKANLYGLLFIGCYYALLRRHTFFGLNRAYLLASVVFSLALPLVPLPAGLMPGPSSALYVLTLPTFRVGADDTSANGLRIEQWFWLVYGLGALAMLVRFGFRLRSVFQIIRRGTAQPKPGYTLVSLPTDNTPSFSFGRYLVLSRTDARNRPDALIQHELAHIRQCHTADILCLEVLRAGFWPVPILLLYKRALQEVHEFLADRAVVHQPAQTLSVADYGRQLVAYALHTSPVALTTAFAFQSTLKQRIIMLQKPASHRRSLLGYALVLPLAGLLTLCTQAERDQPQSAASTAPISGEIYTVVEQQPEFTGGMPKLFEYLGSNLKYPEAAQKVKAQGRVFVQFVVDKEGRVSNAKVLKGIGFGADEEAVRVVSEMPRWKPGRQGGQPVNVQYNLPINFQLD from the coding sequence ATGACCACGCTCGACTATTTCCTGAAAGCTAATCTTTACGGTCTGCTGTTCATCGGCTGTTACTACGCCCTGCTGCGTCGGCATACGTTTTTTGGCCTGAACCGGGCGTATCTGCTGGCGTCGGTCGTGTTCTCGCTGGCGTTGCCGCTGGTGCCGTTGCCTGCCGGTTTGATGCCGGGGCCATCGTCGGCTCTGTATGTGCTAACGCTGCCAACGTTCCGGGTGGGTGCCGACGACACATCGGCTAATGGACTGCGTATCGAGCAATGGTTCTGGCTCGTTTACGGTCTGGGAGCTTTAGCCATGCTCGTGCGATTCGGTTTTCGTCTGCGGTCTGTATTTCAGATTATTCGGCGCGGAACGGCACAGCCAAAGCCGGGCTACACGCTCGTGAGCCTGCCCACCGACAATACACCTTCTTTTTCGTTTGGCCGCTATCTGGTACTGAGTAGGACCGATGCTCGAAATCGGCCCGATGCGCTGATCCAGCACGAATTAGCGCACATTCGCCAATGCCATACGGCTGATATTCTGTGTCTGGAAGTGCTTCGGGCTGGTTTCTGGCCTGTGCCGATACTGCTGCTCTATAAACGCGCTTTGCAGGAAGTTCACGAATTTCTGGCTGACCGGGCGGTAGTACACCAACCAGCCCAAACACTGTCGGTCGCTGACTATGGGCGTCAATTAGTTGCCTACGCATTGCACACGTCGCCAGTCGCCTTAACAACTGCTTTTGCTTTTCAATCAACCCTAAAACAACGGATTATCATGCTTCAGAAACCTGCTTCACATCGCCGATCTTTGCTCGGTTATGCCCTCGTACTGCCCTTAGCCGGGCTGCTCACCCTCTGCACACAAGCCGAACGCGACCAACCCCAAAGCGCAGCGTCGACCGCACCGATAAGTGGAGAAATTTATACCGTAGTTGAACAGCAGCCCGAATTTACGGGTGGCATGCCGAAATTGTTCGAGTATCTCGGCAGTAACTTAAAATACCCCGAAGCCGCGCAAAAAGTAAAAGCTCAAGGGCGTGTTTTTGTGCAGTTTGTGGTAGATAAAGAAGGCCGCGTCAGCAACGCGAAAGTACTGAAGGGCATCGGCTTTGGTGCCGACGAAGAAGCCGTCCGGGTAGTATCGGAAATGCCGCGCTGGAAACCGGGTAGGCAGGGCGGTCAGCCTGTGAATGTGCAGTACAATCTGCCAATCAATTTTCAGTTAGACTGA
- a CDS encoding TonB family protein, producing the protein MTALDYFLKANLYGLLFIGCYYALLRRHTFFGLNRAYLLASVVFSLALPLVTISEQVAQKLPMPMATVGVFTLPTVAVNAPQTVAVVSPTDAAATAFDSWEGVGKGLYGLVVSLLLLRLTLRLWQLRRLIQQSPKQAGPGYTLVLPNDTTIPTFSFFRYIVLNPADVGSGLVLQHERVHVRQIHSADVLGLAVLRAVFWACPVLWFVEQALRQVHEFLADRTATAPTDYARFLVEYSFGLRPDRLTNSFFNPSLLKQRLLMLGQRTTPRWALSKYALVLPGLLLLLAMTARRSQSFTNQTQPGTITVTGRVTGLPTEQSLARATVLIKGTNRGTNTDSEGRYQLTDVQRNASLVFSHIGFITNEVKLSGQTAVNVSLTPTVNKLNEVLITGYSTKSIDTTTATLPSTTLAGKSNEVFTVAEQQPQFPGGAAALQAYLARTLRYPIKAIRERITGIVVVRFTVMSDGRIDDIYVEQGIGGGCNEEAIRVVGQMPNWNPGIQDGKAVSVSYALPLQFYLDLDDKEDKRTGRNEPAKSLTVDNSKNAPYLLVNDVKQSAFPTIDSSYKQIRIRGKGPLGELGEPPLYIVDGVEISTDKNAQLDPNQIQSIEVLKSSSATSQYGEKGRNGVIIITTKKP; encoded by the coding sequence ATGACTGCGCTCGACTATTTTCTGAAAGCCAACCTCTACGGCCTGCTCTTCATCGGCTGTTACTACGCCCTACTGCGTCGGCATACGTTTTTTGGCCTGAACCGGGCGTATCTGCTGGCGTCGGTCGTGTTCTCGCTGGCGTTGCCGCTGGTAACGATTTCAGAGCAGGTAGCGCAAAAATTGCCAATGCCGATGGCTACAGTAGGCGTCTTCACGTTGCCCACGGTAGCCGTAAATGCTCCGCAAACTGTTGCCGTTGTCTCACCAACAGATGCAGCAGCGACTGCTTTTGATTCCTGGGAAGGGGTTGGCAAGGGTCTTTACGGTCTCGTTGTCAGCCTGCTCCTGCTCCGGCTGACTCTGCGGTTGTGGCAGCTTCGGCGGCTAATTCAGCAATCGCCTAAGCAGGCAGGGCCGGGCTATACGCTTGTGCTTCCTAACGATACAACGATACCAACCTTTTCATTTTTTCGCTACATCGTACTGAACCCCGCCGACGTGGGCAGCGGGTTGGTACTACAGCATGAGCGCGTTCACGTTCGGCAGATACACAGTGCCGACGTACTCGGGCTGGCCGTGTTACGGGCAGTGTTCTGGGCCTGCCCGGTATTGTGGTTCGTTGAACAGGCTCTACGGCAGGTACACGAATTTCTGGCCGACCGCACCGCCACGGCCCCTACCGACTACGCCCGGTTTCTGGTCGAATACAGCTTCGGCCTTCGCCCCGACAGACTGACCAATAGCTTTTTCAACCCTTCGCTGCTGAAACAGCGGCTGCTCATGCTGGGGCAGCGAACTACTCCGCGCTGGGCGTTGAGCAAATACGCGCTGGTACTACCCGGTCTGTTGCTGTTGCTGGCAATGACCGCCCGGCGTAGTCAATCGTTCACGAATCAAACCCAACCCGGCACAATCACCGTGACGGGGCGCGTGACGGGCCTGCCAACCGAGCAATCGTTGGCGCGAGCTACAGTGCTAATTAAAGGCACTAACAGAGGCACAAACACCGATTCGGAAGGGCGGTATCAGCTTACGGATGTACAGCGTAATGCATCATTAGTGTTCAGCCACATCGGTTTTATAACGAACGAGGTAAAGTTGAGTGGACAAACGGCTGTTAATGTTAGTCTTACCCCTACTGTCAATAAATTGAATGAGGTGCTGATTACAGGTTACAGTACTAAGTCTATTGATACCACCACTGCAACATTGCCATCAACAACGTTAGCTGGCAAATCAAATGAGGTATTTACGGTTGCAGAACAGCAGCCTCAATTTCCCGGTGGGGCTGCTGCGCTGCAAGCCTATCTGGCTCGTACCCTACGCTATCCCATCAAAGCGATTCGTGAGCGGATCACGGGTATTGTTGTTGTGAGGTTTACAGTCATGTCTGACGGACGCATTGACGATATTTATGTGGAGCAGGGTATTGGCGGTGGCTGTAACGAGGAAGCCATTCGTGTAGTTGGCCAAATGCCGAACTGGAATCCGGGTATTCAGGATGGAAAGGCCGTTTCGGTCTCTTATGCGCTACCATTACAATTTTATCTTGATCTTGACGATAAAGAAGACAAACGTACCGGACGCAATGAACCTGCGAAGTCGTTGACCGTCGACAATAGCAAAAACGCACCGTATCTGTTGGTCAATGATGTAAAACAGTCTGCATTTCCGACGATTGATTCAAGTTATAAGCAGATACGTATTAGGGGCAAAGGACCTTTGGGGGAATTAGGTGAACCACCCCTATACATTGTGGATGGAGTTGAAATTTCCACTGATAAAAACGCACAACTCGACCCTAACCAAATTCAATCGATTGAAGTACTAAAAAGCTCATCGGCGACTTCACAATACGGCGAGAAAGGAAGAAACGGCGTTATCATCATCACCACCAAAAAGCCATGA